The Anopheles gambiae chromosome 2, idAnoGambNW_F1_1, whole genome shotgun sequence genomic sequence TCTGGTTAAGACTTTTCCCATCGTCTCACCCGTAGCTTTTTTACAACCTGCAATCCCCCCGAATGAATGCACAATTCCTCGTTCGATGGACGATTGCTGTTTGGGTCGGCAGTAAACGACACAATACAGTTaatggaatgaaatggaaatgtgTACGGCTGGTCGGTCATCTGCAAAGGCAGCAGTAAACGCGATGACCCTTTCCGGCCATCACTAAGTGCTGTTTTTGATTGGATTCGTTATGAACTGAATGATTTTTAGAGGCCAGCGCAGGGAAGCGCTAAGATGCGACATACAACCGCCGACGGTGCCTTGGATCGCCTCGGGATCGGGTGATCAGGTTTCATGGACGTATCCTTCTCCCCGGGGGCAGAATGTTGGTGAGTCTTTGATCACGAGAAGATACCTAATGACTGATGGATACCTGATGAATCGACCGACGCAACAATGACATCGTATCGTTGTGGAAAGGTATAAACCATTGTCCATTAGGATGGGTATCATTATACTCTAGGAATGATAAATGGGTTGGTATTTGTACTTCTGGTCAGTAATGTGTCATTGGCAAGcagtttgaaattaaattttataatgTCACTGATATTTGCACATCAAACAGAATCTGTTCGCCGAATTTCGGAAAGCCTTTCATGTCACATGTGTTCAACAGCACTAGATAAAAGCGCAAATAGCTGCCCGTTGACTTCAAATACTGACCTTAACCGCTTCTGCACTGTACGTCTTCATGCTGTTTACAATGTCCAACAATATTACCGGACAATCGATTTCGAAAACCTTCAAATTGGCATGTTGGCACATTTTGGGGACCGTAACGATCAAGTGGTTTCGGCAGCACTATTTCCTCAAGACCGTACCATGTTTGCAAGCAGGTACcgcatcaacatcaactttgTCACCGCTCCGTGAAATAAATGTCAAGGCGTTAACTGCACTCACAATTAGGCTCCCATTAACCTCCGAAAAAAGGAGGACACTAGCGGATGTCACGGCACTGGACGGTACTTCGGTGTAAAGAGTAAGCGCCTTTTTTAGGAGCTCATCACCTTTCCTttatgtgaaaaataaaatgaaatcaagTTTTTCGAGTACCTCGCTCGGTGGTTCCGTCTTCGCACGAGAATGTCAAAATTGAATTATACACCTTCCTCCTCACTCCGCGCCCTCCGCCTTCCCGTACCGAGTATTACGCAATTGGGCACCGAATGGGACTTGGGCATTGGAATGGAGATGGTGGTGAGACCGGTGGTTGGTTGCTCGTCCAATTCACCCAactacaacagcagcagcaccgcggCCGCATGCTTACATAAGTAGCGCCTGCTTTAAATGGACAGAGATCACGAAATGTTGAGCTCCTGCCGGGACCGGAGCGTGAGGTTTGGGTATGACCGGTATGTGATCGGCATCGGTATGGCGAAGGTTGAGAAATGCGATCATATTTCAGCGTCTCGTCCTCGCTGCTAAGCTTGGTGCTTGTTCGCATAACGCTTCTACATGACTGGTACCTAGCTTCTGGCAATTTCCGGAGATGAAACCGATAATAGGGAGTAAATTAGGTTTCATATTGTATTTAATTATAGTAAtattattttgatgttttcagATCCTGCTTGAGTTGCAAAGAAGAGGTCATTAaagattttcattttcatattaTATTCTGTTTGGTTTGGATACCAAAACTAAAGGGAAATTATAAACGTTGCTTATATCACTTGAAATCTGTACTTCAATGAAAGgttatattattttcttctcaaTGTCGAAGATCACGCAATGTATGCCTTTTTCTTCGTTAAAGAGTAGGTTTAATATGTTCAGAAAAAATCTATAATGTTTTGTCTATAGTTCTCTGAAATTactattaaattaaaattcttggTCAAATAATGTTGTGGAATTTGAACGCATGTTCTAGGAGCTCAAATCAATCATATTTACCAGCAGAATGTGGTTGTTAATCAAACAACTCGTTCGACATGCAAATTAACAGTATTAATTGTATTTAGCTGTCAACTGAAAACATCTTCATCTGTTATGTGAATAAACATGGAGGCAGTTTTACATTGTCTACAAACTCCCTTGTAGCCACAGAGTACAACCACACGAACATATTACTTCCATCCCTTGACCGAAGAGTCTCTCACCGGTCAGACTCCTTTCACTACGGGCGCTGGTAATAATATTCCTTGTAATATTTCACACATTGTCAAACTCCACTGCACACTGTGGACCTTGGTACGTCCACTGCAAGTAAAGCTGGCCCATCTGGACCAAGCTCGGTTGTGGaaagaatttaattaatgCGCAACCACATAGCACAGATCTTCCCGAGCTTTAGAGCTACGTTCGGATGACCATAACCTTAATGCACCTGTATATACGTTGTCTGTCCCGTCTGCGTGCAGGTTAGTTCTTCCCCCATGTGCCTCATGATCGTAGAGGAAGTGGCAGGGGTTAGGGATGAATGTTTGTCCCTCCGGCGGACGCTGATGATCGATCGATGTCTATGGCATTCTGTTCACGGTGCAAGATTTCGTATGTCATGGTTCATCTAATTTCCCATGTGTTTAAACTGTCTTCAGCTTGCAACAGCCTGCCAAAAAACAGCATTGCCTCTCATATCTAGCTAATACCATTTTATCGAGATTCTATTCAAATGAACCCGCACGCCACCACACGCGATCCATTTCGGCATGCAACCAGCTCGATCAGACGAAGACGATAATTCGTTTTCTTCTGTAGCTTTTGTCTTATTTTTCATCCTCGCTCAATCCTAATGAATCTTCCAATCTTGGCCTGCTCCTCAGTGACTGATGGTTTGGTGGTTTCTAATTTATCAGGAGCAAAATCAAACGACAAAAGTAGCACTAGTAGGGGCGCAGGACAATAGCCATCTTGGTGAAAGCCAAGCGGATGTGAAATAATTACAAATGAAGCAATTAATACCAGTCCAGTGGGTGAGTGTTATGTATCGTAAAGTGGTGCGTGATTAAGCTATTAAGCTATTTTCAGTTCCACTGTCGCCACACATAATCATCGTTTGTTTTGCCAGTCACTTTAAAGTCTGCGAACTAGAGTGAGCATTAAATCTTATCTCATTCCATCCGGCGGCTCGGGAAGAAATACGACATGGGCACGAATGATTTGGACCGGATTGAATATGTATGGGGCTTTCAAATCAAATCCTATTTTTGTGCCGGCATTAATTAATCTACTTTGTTTGAATAAGACTCAAAAGgggaaattaatttgattttaaaatttcaaatcacaAAGATAACTATGAAACAAATGAATACGCCACAAATGGTAATTAGTGTGGTACTAAGTAAATGAAAGTAAATATAGAAATGGCTTTTGGTTGTCATCTATTAACTTTAAAGATATTCATATTACAATATCTCAATAAGGCTAATAAAACGTTGTTAATATgcattaaattttataaacaCTGACCAAACCCTATATTAAGAACAAACATATACATCTTAAAGCTTATTGAAACCGATCAAATATTTATGTTCAGATGTTTAAAAATTCTCATTCAATAAGCCATAATaatggaataaataaaattaaacaaataaataataagatTAGAAAAACTTCTGAACAAATTTCATTCCGTTTAAGCGACAATTGCAATGACAATTTTAGGTGGAATAGTGTTAAGGACTTGTAATAATCGGGGACTTTCACGAAAAAAGGCACGAAAACAGAAAGACAAATATAAAACACTATCGATTCATTTAAAAACTAAATGTTGTAATAATGATATTATTTTGGTTATTATTCAGGTGAGACAAAATTGCCGTTTTGCTTACAATAATGACTTTATGATGAATATTAATTAGCTGATTTGCAATCTTTTTTAAAGAATAGAATAGgatcattattattaatttatacCTTTGCCATTATGTGTGGTTAGTAATCAAAGTTTTCTCTCGTTAATAATAACATACTCTTCCGctttatgcatttttatagATCTAGCTCTAGTGTAAACTGTATTGTGGACTTAGCCAATTGTAATGTTTGTTACACTAACATTAAACAGCATGTTGGACTGTGCTGCGTTTCGTGAGCTCGTTGTATACAGAACAGGAACCCTTAGGAGATATGTTATaaagtttttcaaattgaCCATTCGTACGATGGATTCAACCACACGCGTTTCATACattattcatttaattttctaATAAATCTGTATAAATAGTTATATTGCACCGTCTTACAACATTGATTTCGCTtggattttttggtttttctgTTCTAAATTTCAATACTGAGAGCCatgtaattttaattgtaATAAATCGCTCAGCTAATAATCAACTATTCAAAAAGATACTTATTTATAGTTTATAAAATTTATATAtaattttatattaatttcTATAATTTATgagataatttatttcaactTCTAATAATAATGTTctagacaaacaaaaaagacaaatgtTAACATTCAACTTGTATTGCCTTATCCAAAACAaatctttttgtgtgttgtgcgtaGTTTATTGATTCTGCAGCTTTTCGATGCACAGTATAATACTAAAACGAATACCTTTTACATTCTCCTATCACAGATTGTCCGAACTGCGTAGAAGAATCATCTGCACCACCGCGATGGACTATGCCGCTGCTGAAGCTTGGCGAAAAGCGTTACTATCTCAGCATTTTCTTCAAGGTATAGAGAGATACATTTTAATGTCGCAAATACAAATTACTTAAAAGCAATGTATTATCATTCTGCTGCAGGCAAATTGGTTCAAGGCGCTGCAGTACTGTCGGTTCCATGGAATGCAGCTTGCGAGCATACAGACGCAGGAAGAAAACGATCGGTTGGAGAAATACGTAAAGGATTACGGTAAGATGCACGATTCCAGTTGGTTTGGTCAGTCATGCAAAAACTCGCTCCATAACTTCCTCTCCACTCTTGCTCGCAGGTCTCGCCACCGAACACTTCTGGACCTCCGGTACCGATCTGGCCGAGGAGGGCAGCTTCTTCTGGGTGTCGAACGGTCGACCGCTTTCCTTCACCAACTGGAACGCCGGTGAACCGAACAACTTCCGCTACGAAAACGGCGAGGAGGAGCACTGTCTCGAGCTGTGGAACCGGGACGGCAAGGGTCTGAAATGGAACGACACACCCTGCAGCTTCGAGACGTACTTCATCTGCGAGGTCTAAGCGCCCGCGTACCGGACTGTGACTGTGTTTATCCGATTGCCCATACCCCCTCTTCCTACTGCACTTTCGAGCTGCTGTGGCTCGGAAGTGATCATAGTTCTTGCCGGGTTTTCTTCTCTCATGCTGTCATGCTGTGTATTGTGTTCAAACGAAGTGTTTCGTTCCAAATCAgtgggcgaaatggacgaaaaaCAACAGGCTGGGGGTGGGGTACGGAAGGCGGCAGATGGTCGTGACCATTCATCGACGTCCATCGGCCAGTCGGCACCTCACGCCCGTCGCCCCTTAAAGTCGCTCAGCTTTTTTACTCTATCGTGTAGTATTTATATAGCTCATATACACATATACGAGATCAATTCCAGTGACCACGATAGCCGCCGGCGGGCGTGGAGCACGGAGAGTGAGagacaacaacgacaaaagaAAACTAGTGATTTAAGTAAGCTCTTCCCCATTCTCATGCTCTGGTTTTTGAAAGCGGTGTTAGTGGTCGCGTGCAGTTAGTAGATGCTGTaggttatttttaaaacacaatttattctttcctctttcttttaccttttttatgttcttttcCTAATGATTTTAATGAACCGTGGAGGACATTGTTTACTATCAGTTTAATGGTtctattttctttcatttgttttcttttttacctCGGCATCTCGTGTCTGTTTCCTGCGCTTGTTCGCTCTCCACCACGTTTTTAAGTGTATGTACATAAGGTTTCGCATTACTGGCCAGCAATGTGtagtttaattaataaaagaaTACTTGCCAAAaagttttaagtgttttttatttattttcaacttaatttaattaacaagtaataaaaatattactaaaagttacaaaaataaaatctagaaagaaataagaaaatggCATAAAACAGTGAGTAGCATAACTAAAAGCACGGctgttttttaattaattaacaagAAAGTTGAGGAATTAAGAGAGTAAAATATATTGTTTTGATCAATTGGTTATATGgatctgcttcttcttctttggcacaacaaatGTGTTTCTCCTCAACCTTtcgttttactatttttttgttgccttatGAAACATTATTTGTGTATAAATTGTGaataatttccttttttgtttaaataaaagcGTACAGCCAACAAACCGAGTCTATactttaaatgtatttttttaaactacgAGATTTTCGTattgaaatataaatataacaaATTGATGgctttttgatttatttttaaaagttCGACGAGTCAAAAAGTTCAAAATGTTGCATTGTTTTTGCATTCCAAAATTTATTGGCGTTTTCCgcgcattatttatttttttagaaattTTCCACCATTAATCCAATAAAAAATCCAccaaatatataaatattgtttattataatttttatgaaTTCAAATTAATGACTAATTATTGAtttacaataataatattatactttttttttctttcacaatACTATTCCACACGCGATAAATGTTAATAAGTTTACTTCAATGATTCAGCAAGGGACCGACGGGAATCCCAAGCCTTATCACCCTAGACTGACCTGTCTGTAGCCTTCCTCACGCATACCTCTTATCATCGCATCCCAATCGCAGTTGCACAGAAGGTGCTTCTACGATCATTCAAGCTCACTCTCATAAAACGTATAGTCTTTAGAAGTTTGTGTGGTTTTCTGTACTGTTATACTGTACGCCTTTTCAAGGAAAAAAGTGATAAaccatttttaaaatgaatttaatgatCACAATTCTAATTACTGTCATCACAGTGGTTCGTGGTGATCTATCGGGTCCACATACTGTGGATGGTAAgatttttggggtttttgttATGGTCCAATTTAGGTTCGATTCACGTAATAATTTGTTATAACCATTTCCAGATATTCTTCAACAAAACCCATGCCTTTGCCCATGCAAACCGTTCGAGGAGAAAGAATACTTCATTCCCATCAGTCGGGTAGAATAGAATTCCAAACCGTATCCAAATGCAACCTAAACCTTTATCACCCATTCCATCCTTCGCAGACGAGCGACTGGTTCGGTGCCGTTGCCTACTGCCACAGCGTTGGCATGGAGCTGGCCGAGGTGCTGAACGAAGACGAAGCACGAGCCATGGGCGAAGTGATCGCGGAGGAAGAATCCGACTCGGATGACGAGTTTTACTGGATTGGAGCGAATGATCTCGGCGTGCAGGGTACTTACCGGTGGGCATTAACTGGACGGCCAGTGTTGTACAGCCAATGGGCAGCAGGTGAACCGAACCATGCTCGCGGTGAGAATGGCCAACAGCCCGCCGAACGATGCGTCGCTGTTGCGATGGACAAGTACGAGTGGAACGATTTCCAATGTACGCAGCAGAAGCCGTTCATCTGTCAACAGTTCCGAAAACATTGAAAAGTGTGAATAAATCGTGCGTTTTCTCGATAGAAACATTCGAGGAGTTTATTTTCAATGCTATGCATTGGTCCCATTAATCTTCTAATATTCACAAATAAATTGTCTCGGTTCATCATCGCAAGAAGTCGCAACCCAGCTCATTGTAGAGCCCTGTATATAAACACAGAATGGCTCCACTCTATTATTGGCCGGCGCTACCCCATCAGCCCACTCAGCAGATTCTTTCACCTCCTGATCAGTGAGACCCCATCGAAGCCCCTGTCCGGCGATCAAACTATTCGCTCCTATCCAGTACGgtattttgcttcttttctgcGATCGTGTCAGTCTTCGATCTCCGTCCAGATGAAGCTGCAATAATTGGCGCTCGTTGGTATCCTTTATCGTAGCGATCGACATTCCGATCGAGCTGCAGTAGGACACGGCATCGAACCAATTCAACTGAAATGAGACAAATTATGGCTTACGCACTTGCAATCATTACGCCCTACATTTTGATCTACTTACTCGTAAATTTGGCGTAGTGTACAGCTTTCCTCCTCTTGGATTGCCGCACGGACAAACGCACAGGTTTTGGGTAATCATTTCtgtgaagaaatgaaaaaaaacattttttacataTCGTCCTACGATTGGTTTTTGCTGCTTACCGCGCGCTGTAGTAGCCCTGTACCCGTGCGTAGAAACGATTAGACAAACGAGGGTAATCCCAATGCTGCTAACAAATATGTTTGAGATCTGCATCGAAACTGGGTAAAATGTTTATCTTTCAAGGATGAAATGTTATGTTAATAAAGAACAAACGCTCCTCCCTTCTTTCACTGCTCACTATGAATGTGCTTTGTAAAGAATCTATTGCACTGATCGCTCTTTGTAAAGCATACTGCCGCTCTCGTATCGCTACTGCGCGAGAGCAAAGTAGCGAATAGCATGGAAAAGGCActcaatttcaaaacaaatacTGCGTGAATCCTCCTAGAgataagttttgtttttgtagcaaTATTTGCTGGAGTAGTgattaaaaatgtttcaaaataaaataaagccattCTACGCCATCACCCTGCTATGTCCTAAAATATGACATGTGTCGTGAAGGAATAAGAAGTAATGTATAAAAAGTGTGATATTTCTGTAATAATATAGATGGAATAACATAAATTTAGATTGCATATATATTTACAATTGTCTGCCAACTTTAAAGTTTTTGCgcttatttttaatgaaaaaatagTAGTTTTTCTTTGGAGTCCATTTTAGCGTATGCTAAATAGCTAAATATAATCAAACTTCCCGGTGGCTTGTTTCGCGCGCTTAAGCTCTCTTATCCTATTGTAcagtgtttttatttacattttaattttaattatcctTTTGtacattgtttttatttacattattttttcaaaaaaaaaaaatctcaatgTATTATACTATGGTTTATGTGGATGTATGTTGataaatttatcaaatttaCAGTATAATCCCTATCACTTCACtactttttcaatttttctacAAATCGTGATATTCATTGTTAATACAACATTATTAATATGTTGTTAataaaaaactacaaaattCCTCTGACTTCATATCATATTCTTCCCTTAAAGATCCATTATACCTTTTTATTTCTTAAACCACAACAAAGTATGAGTTTACGTTAAACAACTCCTAATCAGCAAACCCAGTAAAATAGGGTTACATTGGCCAACACAATTTTAAAACGACACTTATGATCCAAGGgcaaatattacaaaaatagCACCATTCCCAATGTTGCtctttattcatttattttttaatcctAACCAGACAAGAATACCGGCTTCAAAAGGAGTACTAGCTGATGTTTGAAtgggaattgattttttttaatttatttctcgTAAGAACAGCCTAATTGACCGTAACATTTAAAAACAAGAATTTATGaagatttatttaatttcattgagggaggtaggtaaagacggtcATGTTaaggaaaatataaaaaaggaatATAGTAATACAATGACCATGTGACCTtttcttacactcatgttgtatcagaaaatgtgttgaaacttttaagtttattatgatttttgtgttttttaatgACATAAAATCATGGtttttttgtgcagttttgaaatccTCGTTTTGACACCTGATTTGAAAAAGAGGGGCACCATGAAatgtaagatggacacttttTTGAACACGTTGAAAATTGAAGAGTTTTATAATATTGTAACACATCTCATCGCTTTCGACGTCCTGGAacgtacataaatcaatttttgtccAACTACAACGACGTTTCATTCAGCAGTGAATTTAGGAATCCTGGAATTTGCCAGTGTAGTTTGGTGTCCCCATCAAATCACATACatagataaaattgaaaaaattcagaaaaaaatcacacgtgtCATGTTTCATCGTCTTCCCTGGTCAAACCAAATTCCACGTCCTTCGTATAATGTTCGGTGTTTAGTATTTGGCTTAGA encodes the following:
- the LOC1276041 gene encoding C-type lectin 37Db isoform X2, with product MQPNKLVSHCVRWNRMGFVLAVLVLLLSESVIQCATPKALAGNSHDCPNCVEESSAPPRWTMPLLKLGEKRYYLSIFFKANWFKALQYCRFHGMQLASIQTQEENDRLEKYVKDYGLATEHFWTSGTDLAEEGSFFWVSNGRPLSFTNWNAGEPNNFRYENGEEEHCLELWNRDGKGLKWNDTPCSFETYFICEV
- the LOC1276042 gene encoding C-type lectin 37Db codes for the protein MNLMITILITVITVVRGDLSGPHTVDDILQQNPCLCPCKPFEEKEYFIPISRTSDWFGAVAYCHSVGMELAEVLNEDEARAMGEVIAEEESDSDDEFYWIGANDLGVQGTYRWALTGRPVLYSQWAAGEPNHARGENGQQPAERCVAVAMDKYEWNDFQCTQQKPFICQQFRKH
- the LOC1276043 gene encoding uncharacterized protein LOC1276043 → MQISNIFVSSIGITLVCLIVSTHGYRATTAREMITQNLCVCPCGNPRGGKLYTTPNLRLNWFDAVSYCSSIGMSIATIKDTNERQLLQLHLDGDRRLTRSQKRSKIPYWIGANSLIAGQGLRWGLTDQEVKESAEWADGVAPANNRVEPFCVYIQGSTMSWVATSCDDEPRQFICEY
- the LOC1276041 gene encoding C-type lectin 37Db isoform X1, which encodes MQPNKLVSHCVRWNRMGFVLAVLVLLLSESVIQCATPKALAGNSHGTNCPNCVEESSAPPRWTMPLLKLGEKRYYLSIFFKANWFKALQYCRFHGMQLASIQTQEENDRLEKYVKDYGLATEHFWTSGTDLAEEGSFFWVSNGRPLSFTNWNAGEPNNFRYENGEEEHCLELWNRDGKGLKWNDTPCSFETYFICEV